From Actinosynnema mirum DSM 43827, a single genomic window includes:
- a CDS encoding Scr1 family TA system antitoxin-like transcriptional regulator, whose translation MRSGDGVSPWPLWSPSKRIAVDVVDLVRLVGGSQRGDERRARSLVCYEVLVVPEWLRTADYALAYGCDNGFGNGGQGDARDGRQGGAWNCGQGGTLDDGQDGARDGGQGGTLGGTLGGGQGGAAGGSSDESGPLGAGGSSDESGPLGAGGSSDEGGPLGAGGSGGDVGPGPRSAGEGGAGADLLSGGVSSGDVEPGPSTPPPDSAFYLHEAVLHTPVGGPGAHARQLLALAASPWPVRVVPFGVGAHPALARPFVYLEFADAPPVAYSGGRVESAGPHREALAVLEELALGVDASRALLATWKTAVHGPLAGRGAACTSDTPDSH comes from the coding sequence GTGAGATCAGGGGACGGGGTGTCGCCGTGGCCGCTCTGGTCACCGTCGAAGCGGATCGCGGTCGACGTCGTCGACCTGGTGCGCCTGGTGGGCGGCAGCCAGCGGGGTGATGAGCGGCGGGCCCGGTCGCTGGTCTGCTACGAGGTGCTGGTCGTGCCGGAGTGGTTGCGCACTGCGGACTACGCGCTGGCCTACGGCTGCGACAACGGTTTCGGGAACGGTGGGCAGGGCGACGCCAGGGATGGCAGGCAAGGCGGCGCCTGGAACTGCGGGCAGGGCGGCACCCTGGACGACGGGCAGGACGGTGCCAGGGATGGTGGGCAGGGCGGCACCCTGGGCGGCACCCTGGGCGGCGGGCAGGGCGGCGCTGCTGGTGGGAGCAGTGACGAAAGTGGGCCTTTGGGTGCTGGTGGGAGCAGTGACGAAAGTGGGCCTTTGGGTGCTGGTGGGAGCAGTGACGAGGGTGGGCCCTTGGGTGCTGGCGGGAGCGGTGGTGACGTCGGGCCCGGACCTCGCAGTGCTGGTGAGGGCGGTGCCGGGGCCGACCTCCTGAGCGGCGGCGTGAGCAGCGGTGACGTCGAGCCCGGCCCGTCGACCCCGCCCCCCGACTCCGCCTTCTACCTGCACGAGGCCGTCCTGCACACCCCCGTCGGCGGGCCCGGCGCGCACGCTCGGCAGCTGCTGGCCCTCGCCGCCTCGCCGTGGCCGGTCCGGGTGGTGCCGTTCGGGGTTGGGGCGCATCCTGCGCTGGCCAGGCCGTTCGTCTACCTGGAGTTCGCCGACGCGCCCCCGGTCGCCTACTCCGGCGGGCGGGTGGAGAGCGCTGGGCCGCACCGGGAGGCGCTCGCGGTGCTGGAGGAGCTCGCGCTGGGGGTCGACGCCTCGCGGGCACTGCTGGCCACGTGGAAAACCGCCGTTCACGGACCGCTCGCGGGGCGTGGCGCTGCGTGCACATCGGACACCCCCGATTCCCATTGA
- a CDS encoding glutamate-cysteine ligase family protein, whose translation MVAAVHPSPAHGPAPASFRDRAEAEAYVASVCFKHGPPRLIGVEIEWTVHHLGDPSLPVDAALFSAALGDHAPPTLVPDSPQRTLPSGTPLTVEPGGQVEISTPPRDSLTELLKTVASDVDHLAGLLEPAGFTLGDRGADPFRPPRRLLDVPRYRAMQHAFDALGPDGLTMMCSTAGLQVCLDAGEGPDVATRWAAAHALGPALMALFANSPGVGGRRPDWASARMRTLYGTDPVRCRPGAVCDDPASAWARRVLDAPVIVVRRPGPDWIPPHRLTFADWVDGALDRRPTTEDLDYHLTLQFPPVRPRGYLEIRYLDTPGPGGWIPPVVLLAALFSHPSVVDSVLEATGPSVRRWLTAARHGLDDPVLARVAAQVVELGCAALHRTDLSPAQADVVADELHRALARRR comes from the coding sequence ATGGTTGCCGCAGTTCACCCAAGTCCGGCGCACGGCCCGGCTCCCGCGTCCTTCCGGGACCGCGCGGAGGCCGAGGCCTACGTGGCGTCGGTGTGCTTCAAGCACGGACCGCCGAGGCTCATCGGCGTCGAGATCGAGTGGACCGTCCACCACCTGGGCGATCCCTCCCTACCCGTGGACGCGGCGCTGTTCTCCGCCGCGCTGGGCGACCACGCGCCCCCGACCCTGGTGCCGGACAGCCCGCAGCGCACGCTGCCCAGCGGCACGCCGCTGACGGTCGAGCCCGGCGGCCAGGTCGAGATCTCCACCCCGCCGCGCGACTCGCTCACCGAGCTGCTCAAGACCGTCGCGTCGGACGTCGACCACCTCGCCGGCCTGCTCGAACCGGCCGGGTTCACCCTCGGCGACCGGGGAGCCGACCCGTTCCGCCCGCCGCGCCGCCTGCTGGACGTCCCCCGCTACCGGGCGATGCAGCACGCCTTCGACGCGCTCGGCCCGGACGGCCTGACCATGATGTGCAGCACGGCCGGTCTCCAAGTGTGCCTGGACGCCGGTGAGGGCCCGGACGTGGCCACCCGCTGGGCCGCCGCGCACGCGCTCGGACCCGCGCTGATGGCCCTGTTCGCGAACTCGCCCGGTGTCGGCGGGCGGCGCCCGGACTGGGCCAGCGCCCGGATGCGCACCCTCTACGGCACCGACCCGGTGCGCTGCCGCCCCGGCGCGGTGTGCGACGACCCGGCCTCGGCCTGGGCGCGCCGGGTGCTGGACGCGCCGGTCATCGTGGTGCGCAGGCCGGGACCGGACTGGATCCCGCCGCACCGCCTCACCTTCGCCGACTGGGTCGACGGGGCGCTCGACCGCAGGCCCACCACCGAGGACCTGGACTACCACCTGACGCTCCAGTTCCCGCCGGTCCGCCCGCGCGGCTACCTGGAGATCCGCTACCTGGACACGCCGGGCCCCGGCGGCTGGATCCCCCCGGTGGTGCTGCTGGCCGCCCTCTTCTCGCACCCGTCCGTGGTGGACTCGGTGCTGGAAGCGACCGGTCCCTCGGTTCGGCGCTGGCTCACCGCCGCCCGGCACGGGCTGGACGACCCGGTGCTGGCCCGCGTCGCCGCGCAGGTCGTCGAGCTGGGCTGCGCCGCGCTGCACCGCACCGACCTGTCGCCCGCGCAGGCCGACGTGGTCGCCGACGAGCTGCACCGCGCGCTCGCCCGGCGTCGCTGA
- the egtB gene encoding ergothioneine biosynthesis protein EgtB, translating to MTSAEDLRATVADQLTRARARSAALTDAVDDDDLVRQHSKLMSPLVWDLAHIGNQEELWLVRDVGGRDPVRSDIDELYDAFKHARAARPELPLLGPGEARGYVREVRDKVFDVLERTPLEGARLLDGAFAFGMIVQHEQQHDETMLATHQLRAGAPVLHAPPPPPGGPVGPPEVLVPGGPFTMGTSTEAWALDNERPAHQVVTAPFLIDTTPVTNGAYTEFIADGGYRDPRWWSPTGWEHVQSAGLTAPRFWSRSGDAWHRRAFGVTAPLDPAQPVVHVCFHEAEAYARWAGKRLPTEVEWEKAARFDPATGRSLRYPWGDDDPTPEHANLGQRHLSPAPVGAYPKGVSPLGVHQLVGDVWEWTSSDFRGYAGFEVFPYAEYSQVFFGGDHKVLRGGSFGTDPVAVRATFRNWDYPIRRQVFAGFRCARDASPEVARGAVEG from the coding sequence ATGACCAGCGCGGAAGACCTGCGCGCGACAGTCGCGGACCAGCTCACCAGGGCCAGGGCCCGCAGCGCCGCGCTCACCGACGCCGTGGACGACGACGACCTCGTGCGCCAGCACTCGAAGCTCATGTCACCGCTGGTGTGGGACCTCGCCCACATCGGCAACCAGGAGGAGCTCTGGCTCGTCCGCGACGTCGGTGGCCGCGACCCGGTGCGCTCCGACATCGACGAGCTGTACGACGCGTTCAAGCACGCCCGAGCGGCCCGCCCCGAGCTGCCGCTGCTCGGTCCCGGCGAGGCGCGCGGCTACGTGCGGGAGGTGCGCGACAAGGTCTTCGACGTCCTGGAGCGCACCCCGCTGGAGGGCGCGCGGCTGCTCGACGGGGCGTTCGCGTTCGGCATGATCGTGCAGCACGAGCAGCAGCACGACGAGACCATGCTGGCCACCCACCAGCTGCGCGCGGGCGCCCCGGTGCTGCACGCCCCGCCCCCGCCGCCCGGCGGTCCGGTCGGGCCGCCGGAGGTGCTGGTCCCCGGCGGCCCGTTCACCATGGGCACCTCCACCGAGGCGTGGGCCCTGGACAACGAGCGGCCCGCGCACCAGGTGGTGACCGCGCCGTTCCTCATCGACACCACCCCGGTCACCAACGGCGCGTACACCGAGTTCATCGCCGACGGCGGCTACCGCGACCCGCGCTGGTGGAGCCCCACCGGCTGGGAGCACGTCCAGAGCGCCGGGCTCACGGCCCCGCGCTTCTGGTCGCGCTCCGGGGACGCCTGGCACAGGCGGGCGTTCGGCGTCACCGCGCCGCTCGACCCCGCGCAACCCGTGGTGCACGTGTGCTTCCACGAGGCCGAGGCCTACGCGCGGTGGGCCGGGAAGCGGTTGCCCACCGAGGTCGAGTGGGAGAAGGCCGCCCGCTTCGACCCGGCCACCGGGCGCTCCCTGCGCTACCCGTGGGGCGACGACGACCCGACGCCCGAGCACGCCAACCTCGGCCAGCGGCACCTGTCCCCGGCCCCGGTCGGCGCCTACCCGAAGGGCGTGTCGCCGCTGGGCGTCCACCAGCTCGTCGGCGACGTGTGGGAGTGGACCAGCTCGGACTTCCGGGGCTACGCCGGGTTCGAGGTGTTCCCGTACGCCGAGTACTCGCAGGTGTTCTTCGGCGGGGACCACAAGGTGCTGCGCGGCGGCTCGTTCGGCACGGACCCGGTGGCGGTGCGCGCGACGTTCCGCAACTGGGACTACCCGATCCGGCGGCAGGTCTTCGCCGGGTTCCGGTGCGCGCGGGACGCGTCGCCGGAGGTCGCGCGCGGGGCGGTGGAGGGCTAG